From the genome of Fibrobacter sp., one region includes:
- a CDS encoding polysaccharide pyruvyl transferase family protein, with the protein MKIGILTLPLHTNYGGILQAYALQTVLERLGHDVVIFNALEQYPNTKWKQLPKRIVKKILGRDVVVFKEIRQKKEAPVINEHVWKFRKNYLHEVLIDNFDDIITMNLDAIVVGSDQVWRPMYFKSMWNTKFENAFLAFSKEMRIKKIAYAASLGVDSWEMTDEETKAVSQCIPMFDAISVRETSGVELLKKHLYVDSDQVLDPTMLLDENDYISLFKKKNINKNEDSLLTYILDRSFEKEQILNFCVKKTGLRPFAVNNELVKKSAPVKKRILPSVESWLQGFYDAKMVVTDSFHACVFSIIFNKPFIVIGNKDRGLSRFESLLKTFGLEKNMVTDIAQLKLLDLEMMKKNIESNNDVLDSMKKKSLSFLKNELS; encoded by the coding sequence ATGAAAATCGGTATTCTGACTCTTCCTCTTCACACTAATTATGGTGGTATATTGCAGGCTTATGCTTTGCAGACGGTTTTGGAACGCTTGGGACATGATGTAGTTATTTTTAATGCTTTAGAACAATACCCTAACACAAAATGGAAACAGTTACCCAAAAGGATTGTAAAAAAAATTTTAGGAAGAGATGTCGTTGTTTTTAAAGAGATTAGGCAAAAAAAAGAAGCTCCTGTTATTAATGAACATGTATGGAAATTTCGTAAAAATTATTTGCATGAAGTCTTAATTGATAATTTTGATGATATTATAACGATGAATTTGGATGCTATAGTTGTTGGCAGTGATCAAGTGTGGCGTCCAATGTATTTTAAAAGCATGTGGAATACAAAATTTGAGAATGCATTTCTGGCTTTTTCTAAAGAGATGAGAATAAAAAAAATCGCATATGCAGCTTCTTTGGGTGTTGATTCTTGGGAGATGACGGATGAAGAAACTAAAGCAGTTTCTCAATGCATTCCTATGTTTGATGCTATTTCTGTACGGGAAACGTCGGGCGTTGAATTGTTGAAGAAGCATTTATATGTAGACTCAGATCAAGTCCTTGATCCAACAATGTTGCTTGATGAGAATGATTATATTTCTCTATTTAAAAAGAAAAATATTAATAAGAATGAGGACTCTCTTTTAACTTATATATTGGACAGATCTTTTGAAAAAGAACAAATCCTTAACTTTTGTGTAAAAAAAACGGGCTTGCGTCCGTTTGCTGTTAACAATGAATTGGTGAAAAAAAGTGCTCCTGTAAAAAAGCGAATTCTTCCATCTGTGGAATCTTGGCTTCAGGGCTTTTATGATGCCAAAATGGTCGTGACAGATTCTTTTCATGCTTGTGTTTTTAGTATTATTTTCAATAAGCCTTTTATTGTTATTGGAAATAAAGATAGGGGCTTGTCTCGATTTGAGTCTCTTTTAAAAACTTTTGGACTTGAAAAAAACATGGTTACCGATATAGCTCAGTTAAAATTGTTGGACTTGGAGATGATGAAAAAAAACATAGAATCCAATAATGATGTTTTGGATTCTATGAAAAAAAAGTCGTTATCTTTTTTAAAAAATGAATTGTCTTAA